The Eleutherodactylus coqui strain aEleCoq1 chromosome 10, aEleCoq1.hap1, whole genome shotgun sequence genome contains the following window.
ATGAGAGAGATTGAAACAGAACAatacaaaaagttgttttgcagattttgtgccatttaggccgcctgcagacggccgggtcggattccgtagCGAGagttctcgcagtgggatgcggtcccgtgcccctgcagagccctgcggcttacccgctcccggAGTCTCCTCTgtgtgccagctggcgcatgcgcagagaggagctggCCCGTcatcactgacatttctgtgcgggcctctgcgagacctgtacagaaatagaacagtccgcgtgttttcacgcggacaaatcacggccttctgcctaggattgtgttttttaatgcaatcttatggcagggggcatgggcggaaattctgtgggaaatcccgtcaCGGAATTTCCACCCTATGTGATAAACTAGCGTGATAACTTTTCTACAGCTTGGTGTAAATATGGAGATGCTAAATATCGATTTCTTTCCGTTTTAGTATTCTTGCACAATTAAAGTATGTTTAATGGCAAAATTCCCTGTATGTCACTGCTttgtaaggcctgtgtcacatgaacgtatttgcgcTGCGTTTTACGTGCGCaatacagtgaatagaacccattgaatacaatgggttcgttcacataagcatattttgcgcGCATTTTGCTTGCACACAAaagtatgcagcatgctctattttctagcGCACAAAAGTACCACATATTggactaattaacttaattgcccatgtCACTGAATAGGAAcgaggtttttttttgcatgtgcacgcaaaaagtacagcaaagcaCGCATGCGCCCCAACgcccgtgtgacaccggcctcaGAGCCAtaatgcttctttaattttttgcTGAtgtagccatataagggcttattttttgcgagaagagttgtagtttttagtggtaGCATTTTGgattacatataatgtactgacaaaTCTGTACAAATCTTTTCATGgggaaataggaaaaaaagaaaaacaaaaaacagcaattctgccattgtttttttttttctatgcggTATAAGTAGTACGAAAACTTTATTCTGTACAACCATGATGAGAACAAATATCTTCGTTCTGACAaaatattaaaacttttttttttggtagagaGTGGGAGAGGAATTtattctattaaccctttgcaatccaatttctatgctggttttcctagggtacttactctttttctgttgttatacaacggcgctatctgctgactaaagccagtactgcataaggtgacacgttggtaaggctccgacagcagagaggctggcaatatatagtaagagaaccctgacagatgtcttccaacattggagctgtacagccttaaatcataatgtcttcaaaggtcagacagtggattggaaagggttaaactttaaTCCTAATTTCATCTGGAAACCCACTGGGACCCGCCGTCTTATTCAGTGAGCTTCTCCCTTTTTCAAGCTTGTTAAAATACGGTGGTCGGTATTGATCATGTTTAGGAGCTAGCTGACCCTTATGGAGAGCTTAGCTGTGAATCTCCCCCAGGCATCTACTCTTGATCAGACAAGTATTCCTTTTCTATGACATGCATGTACAGCATGGTGCCTTTAGGAAAGGCATTCCTTGATGGACGTCAAGGGGTGATAAGGAGCGACTAGAACGTTACTTCCCCCACCCTACGGCTAGGCTGCTGTGTTCACAGTACCCGTAGTAATGAGCCTAGTAATGACCAGTGACATACCACCGTATCTCACCCAACTTTTTGCACCTTTAATACGGACatgtgtcctggcctgaccacGATTAGCTAGACCCGAAGTCCGAGCAGCATAGGAATCTATAAGACTCAAAAAGTTCACGGCAGAAGATCGATGGTCAACACAAGACACATGTTCATATGAAGGTCGTAAAACCCCCAGCCCGAATACATTGGCGTGCCACCAGTCTTAATAAAAATTCGACTTGTCAGGATGCCGATCCTTCTGCAATACTGAGATACAGACGCTTATGTTTATTTGGTTGGTGTAGGACTGCAAGATCACAAAGTAATAAGTCACATAAAGCATAGCTGCCTAGAAGTTACTAGTAAGTCACCCAGTTTTTTCCTTATAAAATGCTGTGTTTAGCCAACGAAACTAAAAATTGTTCACATTAAAAACGGCTAATAAAGTCCTAAGATCTGAATGAGTCGTTTCCTACGATGTGGGTACCATATACATGACTGATGTCCACCTAGATTTACTGCATCGTCCTCATACCATACGTCCCCTTATTCTACTTATGTAGACTTTGGGTAATCATTTCACTGCCATCATGAGCGCCGGCAAAAGCATCGAAGTCCAGGCTGACGTCCTGGCTGCTCCTCTCGTGGGCGTTGTCAAAGCTGTTTTTACCGTGAAGCTGCTTTAGGTGTTTCCGTAAAACGGGCTTGTGTGCAAAGACCATATCGCAGTAGTTGCATTTGTGGGGCTTGTCTCCACTGTGCAGGTTGAGGTGATCCTGTAAGGAGCATTTCTGAGAGAAAGTCTTGCCACATATCTTACACTGGAAGGGTTTGATGCCCGCATGTACCCGCATGTGCCTATGTAAGTTGCCCTTCTGTGTAAACGTTTTTCCGCATAACAAACACATAAATAGCTTGTGCATTTTTAAATGGTTGGCGTAATTTTCCAAATGGCGAAAAACCCGGGTGCACTTGGGACACTGGTGGTGCCACTGTAGAGTTTTGTCCAAAATCCTGTTGCTGGGACCAAAAAGTTCTTTAGGGGATGGCCCCATATTGTCACTGCTGTTGTCCGACACTGTATAGTTGTGTATAGGGTTGTTGTCGGTCTCCCCAGCTCGGTTTTCTACGGTGGAGTTTATAAGCGAGTGTTGCGGCTCCAAGGAGTGCAGAGAAGACGTTTGTTCCGAAGACATGAACTGGCTTTGAGTTACTTTGGCTTTGTCGCCGGACATATCGCCGATAGACTCAACCTTGACGATTTGGATGTCGTCGTTATCCGAACTGTCTTCAGAATTGGTGGCCACTGGGGAATCTGGTTGCAAAGTATCCTCCATTTCCTCCTCAGGTTCCACCACATCTGGTGTTCCGCTGGTTTCTTCATCTTCGGTTTTCCTCTCAGACGCTTGTCTGGGTTTAATAAACTTCCATAAGGCCTGTGTGCATCTTTCTACAACGTGACTCATCTGTAGGAAGCTGGCGGCCGTTAGGTAGTTCACCAGCTCCATGTCGGGGAACTCGAGGACACCGGTGTAACAGGACAGAAGAAGGTGTTTCCCAGCTTCAGAGTTCTGGAGAATGGAGATGTGAACTTCTTGGGCATTACTTAAGAGAAACTGGTCCCGTAAATAAGGTGAACCAGCTGCAAAGACCACCTTATGTCCTGGCACCTCTACGTCATCGatgtgcactgtgacatcacagaatTTGTTCTGTTCTCTCAGAGCATTCATTCTTCCCAGCATGGAGTCCCCATGATTGTCCAGTTTGAAGTGGAGCATTCCCTTTATCTCACACATCCTTATACTCTTGGCCTTGAAAGTTATACGGAGATCCTAAGCATCGTCCGCAAAGCACCACATCTGAAAATAGAGACAGAACACTCAAAAGTACAATAGTCATCACCAATCAAAACAATTAAGTAATTCCCTATTCATAGAGTaggggataactatctgatcagtggtggtccccactgatcatgagaatgggaTTCCGAATGAATAAAGCAGTGGTCTCATATGTGCATggtcactccattcacttcagtgggactgcgGGAAGTAGCCTGAAGCTACGACTTGGCCATCTCCAAcagtcccattgacatgaatggagtggcactacaCATGCTCAACCGTAGCTCCACTCATGCTGGGACCTTCGGAACCCCCAGTCTCATGATCAGTGAAGGTTCCAGGAGCATCGGACCTCCATCCATCAGAAAGTCATCCTTTATCCTGGTGATCATGAACAATTTTATTTCAGGGAACAACGGCTTTAACCCTTTAGCTGCCAGGGGGTTTTGACCATATTACACTTCCAGGACAATTTGTACACTTCTGACATGTCCAAAAAACATCCTAAattacacatttttaaaaataaaatcatacTAAATTCCCATACCCATGTATTTTCTAAAAGTAATCACCTTGTACACTTTAAGAATGCCATTAAGCATTTTATATACACAagcaccttcatgcaattttgtacTAAAGCataatttttcatttaaaaaacaaTTATTATATTAGTGGCTAAAAGTGTGACCCAAGCAGGAAATTGGATGCCCAGCACCTTCTAAAGATAATGGTTCAAAGTGTGCTTAGTTCATATATACCACTTAGTATTACGCCTGTACCTACACGCACATATCCTCATTAAACCACCAGAAatggaaaggttaaaaaaatctggttttaaggccactttcacatgtggCAActaaatcacgtgattttctcacaATGCCACCCTGCTATAAaccccatgtatgtgaagcccacgctttcctatgggttccttcacataagtgatgTTTTGTATGCGGTAACAttgctagaagaaaaaaaatcgtggcatgcggcAGCCGTGGTTtgtgatgttttgcagcccatgaAATCGTGGTTTTCGTgctgtgcaatgcaacttttacagcagGAAGACCTACTGTTagtccccctcccaaaaaaaaggcctagctgcattaaaataaaagcaaaaaatacattacctaacaggcgctgtgccgcacttctcctccggcagttcctccgccagcacttcctggtcaggggcttcaaaaatcccgcctccatgatgcgctggctctgattggctgagccatagtgctcgataaaccaatcactacACCGCTCGATGACCTAATCAgcgccagcacttcctggaggtgggattttgtaaCCCCCTGACCAGTAAGCgctggcttatattttaagcccccacccccaaatcccggcaaaagagcactacaaaatcgtaatatcgctgtgagaaaccagctgtgatatcgctgcgattttcttgtggcgatatcgctgtcgcccgtgtgaaagaggtctaaatCTGGGGATTTAAAAAAGTAGCAACGTATAAAAACAGGAATTACAGACCTTGAAAAATAAGTGCACCCCTAAACAACCCTATACCTTTCCTGAAATTAGACAacctgctgattgcagctgtcttGATAGACTGTTGATAACCATGTCTACCTTCATGTAACTTCACAACAACTTGCTGTATCTCAGGCTGTACTGCTGACAGAGCTCTGACTTTGGTCTTGTTTTCAAGGAAAGATTCTTAGCTTTAGGCAGCTTTCGCGCAGCCGATAAAAATAGATGAGatatgtgcattgcgagacacacgaatatgaaccccattcttttgaatggggtcatatacatgagcaaatgTTTCCCGCAtctctgtcctatctttgggtatcAAAGTAGGATccctactttcctgaagtgatgggaggcggggACATCGTACGAGCTCCATATTGGGTggagtttcacagcccgatattacgCGTGcctatgtgaaattagccttaaagtGAGATGAACTCTGCAATATAGCCTGAGAAATAGTTGTTTAAAGCAAGGGTAGATCTCATACATCATTGGCTACTTTAGGGTTACTCTACAAGGGCGAAGGAAATCCGTCCTGAGCAGGAAGAACATGAAcagatctgcatgaaaaaacaataaaagtcaaAGAAATGGTTCAACAGGAAAGCCAAATGTGATACAAGTAGATCTTTAGTGATCTGTTCTAAGCCCTGGGAGACAAAAGAGCAGAATAGCCATCAGGGTCCATGATTAATAGGACGTAACCGCCATATTTCGTTTTTGCTTTCTCCGCATGGAGTATTTATCTGGATAGGATACCGCAGCTCCACTATTCCGCCATCGCAGTGCAGAAACCTGGCAGGCAAGATTAACTAAAGTATGAACAGAACCTGATTGGACGGCTTCCCGATATCTGACGTTTGTAAGTATCCATAAAGTTTTATGGTTTCAAAACTCCAAAGACTATCTTCAAATATGAAGCAAACCCTTCCAGCAAACCCCCCTGTAGATAAGACGAATCCTCCATCGCTCTTCAAGGATGCAGATTACGCAACGTTGTGTAATCACATTCCAGGGACTGGTGGAGACGGAGATCTTagaggctccttcacactggagatcacgatatcgccgtgagaaaaatCGCAACTTTCTTCCCGCAATTTGATCACCAGCGCTGCTTTCTCTCTCAAAAACCATCACTGCCttttgcgattttctcacgcgaGAGTCAATAGGACtgtataatgttaaaaacgcaacacatgaaaatcgcaagttcgcaCTGTGTGATGCGAtagaaaggaggctccatagggaatcatgggagattatttttttttttttaaatacacaagACGCAGGAAAAAAAGGGCATGCCGTGAATTTCttttctcggggggggggggggggggggggggttcgctaAGGAAAATACTTCCACTCtccggctgggttttcacacggGACGAAAATCTCGtagaatatccgcagtggggccgcTGTGAAAAAATTCTGGTGGTTTCTACATCAAATCCACTACCAAATTCCACTGCGTGAACAAACCCTTAGACCACCCTTGTACACAGCGTCGGTGTGCGTTTCACCGCAATTTTAATTGGTGTTTTTCAacgccttgtgtggcacagaggattaaggcagcagaatgctgtcctaagctcttgctcatgacctgaaggttgtgggttcaatccctgtgtggttcaggtagtcggttcaaggttgactcagccttccaaggtcggtaaaatgagaacccagcttgctgggaggtaataaattaatttacctgaaagcgctacggaataagttggcataggcttatgtgaacaaacctattaaaAGCAACGGCTTCTATGCGCAGGGTATCGTGCGCGCAGTGAACACGGCAGCactaactaaaaaaaataaaatgaagacCTAACGTAAAGGACGGctgttttatttttgtcttttaaAAACCCATTATATAGTCAGCTGGTGATGGAACCGAACAAtaaggtttccatttgcttcCGTTTTTAGATGATCAAGCGCAGGATAGAAAGACACGGATCCGATAAATTGCTTCcggacaattttatttttttgtaaatagaTCTACCGGATccgttaaaaaaaactaatattttatatattttttaacctttcccaatcctctgtctgacatcttccaacattttgattgaagcttgtacagctccaatgtcagaagacgtccgacagggtattcttaccggctattgacagccactccactgtcggagcctctctggcgcacacacactggctttagccagcagatggcactgttgtataacagcaaaaacagAAAGccgtttaggaaaccctgaatccaaaattggattggaaagggttaatcgccCATGTCTCCCcacggagcctcctttttatggcATCACGATGCGATTTTTACATTAGAAGGTCCTATGGGCTTTcgcgatgaaaaaaaaaaatgctgcgatatcgcagggGGCAGCAATGTGAGATTActcttataaaataaaaaaaaacaacacattaacGCCAAAGTATTGAGggaacaaagacgcaattttCTGGCGGAAAGCGGATTTTAATGGCAGAATATGCGATCGCCGTCTGCGAGGGAGATCCGTGGTAAACCGCGGGCACTGAATTCATGCATTTTCGAATTTTCCCTCAATCTTGCGGGtgcgaattgcgtattctgtaagtggcagaaaaatcgcagcgtgcttaTAATTAGCgcggattccacacggacggccttcatagatgtctatggacGCCAGCGATCCGCAGCCCGTACGCAATtgtggaggagcagcagacacacTCGCTACTTCATGGGAAAGTAGATAGAAGAGttggccggaggggaggagatctAACATGCGTGCGGACGCTTCGTGTGCGGCCGCGATAattcgcaattactttccgcTAATGATCACAGCTCGCGGAATCCAACCCATTAGCGTGAGCCCAGCCGAAGGAGGAAAGGGGGAGacgggacccccagtgatcaggatcagcagtgagactatagataGGTGGTAAAGGGCTATCTGGTAGATGCCCTGCACTGGTGATGCCCGGGGAGCCCCCTGCTGGAGACCCCCAGCCCCTCCTCTAGCTGCAGGAAGAATAACATCCTGGATATAaccgcccatcccccacacacccctCCCCCCGGCAGGCGGCTACTTACACCTCTGGGTTGGCCCACTAAGGTCTCTCACCTGTAACAACCCGGAGAAATCACCGCCATGGAGTCACACACAAGTGGCGCTCAACATGACGTAACCGCACGGGCAGACGAGAAATCAGAGTGGGTAAAGGACCTTCGGTGACGTAACGAGCATGTGGTCAGTCACGTGTGGGGGAGGAGTCAGGCTCTGGCTGAGAGGAGGGGCGGGGAGGCTTCAGCCTGGAGGGGACATGTGAGATGTCTGAGCAGGAGGGAGACAGCTCTGCCTTTATTATATACAGCTGTCCACTGTATACCTAGAGCTCTATATCATATACATTACAtaccctgctctctctctctctctctctctctatatatatatatatactgctctgtactgtatacattacatatccaccctatacattatatatacagctctgtactgtatacattacatatccaccctatacattatatatactgctCTGTACTGTATACCTAGAGCTCTATaatatatacattacatatacaccttatacattatatatactgctctgtactgtatacattacatatactgtcctatacattacatatactgctctgtactgtatacattacatatcctgccctatacattatatatacagctcTGTACTGTATACCTAGAGCGCTATATTATATACATGACATACCCTGCCctatgcattatatatatatatatatatatataatgtactgtatatattacatatcctgccctatacattatatatacagctaTGTACTGTATACCTAGAGCTCTATACATTATGTAccctgccatatatatatatatatatatatatatatatatagctctgTACTGTATACATtaatacattacatatcctgccctatacattatatgtactgctCTGTACTGTATACATTACATACCCTGCCCTATATATACTgctctgtactgtatatattacatatcctgtcctatacattatatatactgctCTGTActgcatacattacatatcctgccctatacattatatgtactgctCTATACTGTATACATTACATACCCTGCCCTATATATACTgctctgtactgtatataatacatatcctgccctatacattatatatacagctcTGTACTGTGTAGATTACATATCCTGccttatacattatatatactgctcagtactgcatACATTACATACCCTGccctatatatatactgctctaTACTGCATACATTACATACCCtgccctatatatatatgtgtgtgtgtgtatatatatatatatatatatatatatatatatatatatatatacacacgctctGTACTGCATACATTACATACCCTGccctatatatatactgctctgTACTGCATACATTACATACCCTGccctatacattatatatactgctCTGTACTGCATACATTACATACCCTGCCCAATATATATACTGCTCTGTActgcatacattacatatcctgccctatacattatatatactgctCTGTACTGCATACATTACATACCCTGCCCAATATATATACTGCTCTGTACTGCATACATTACACATAAGGTTCTGTGCTGTGTACACTACATATATCTACTGTATACTATGCATCACATATATAGTGCTGTACTAcatacagtgctgtgcaaaagttttgggCAAGTGGAAAGAATGCTGCCAAGTCAGAATGCTTTCAACAATagaagagtaaaggcccatttacacgggacaaatgtcaggcaaacgatgcccgtccCCGTACATACTAGATCCTGTGCTGTTGGCGCACAGAGGGGAAGCTgccggagatttctctctccactttcctccacccttctccatcgacataacatagcagctgttcaatactgaatgtctgctatttacactgaacgatcatcgttcagcacATCGTCAATCATCAATACTGCATAAACGATAAAAGATGAGCTGATCGGTCAGTgtgaatagcagccgttcagtactgagcggctgctATGTTAGAGCagcggagaggggcgggggagcatgaggagagaaatctcctgcagcctccctgataccctgctggctgctctgtgagtgagccaaagCTTCTAACtgctgtgcaacagcacaggagcgagtgtatgccgagacgagtgtcaggcatcgtttgcccaacattcgtctcgtctaaatggacccttagtacTTTTTGTCAGTTATAAAATGtgaagtgaatgaagaaaagagaaatgtaaatcacatcagtATTTGTGCCCACCCTTTGCCTTAgaaatcggaagatgtccagcactaaacaatgcacaaaaacatagaaaTTGGGATGCAGAAAAATAGGAGCAGGTGTTCTGGactgatgagtgtctgcaggcagcagtgaagcatggtagagagcagtacaataatgagtgtctgcaggcaacagtgaagcatggttgaaAGCGATACAgtaatgagtttctgcaggcagcagtgaagcatggtggagagcggtacaataatgagtgtctgcaggcaacagtgaagcatggtagaaagcagtacaataatgagtgtctgcaggcaacagtgaagcatggtggagagcgatacagtaatgagtttctgcaggcagcagttaagcatggtggagagcggtacaataatgagtgtctgcaggcaacagtgaagcatggtggagagcagtacaataatgattgtctgcagggagcagtgaagcatggggaagagtggaacaataatgagcgtctgcaggcagcagtgaagcatggtggagagcggcacaataatgagtgtctgcagacagcagtgaagcatggtggacagcggtacaataattagtgtctgcaggcagcagtgaagcatgggtaagagcggtacaataatgagtgtctacagacagcagtgaagcatggtagagagtggtacaataatgagtgtctgcaggcaccagtgaagcatggtgagagtggtacaataatgagtttctgcaggcagcagtgaagcgtgctggaaagcggtacaataatgagtgtctgcagacagcagtgaatcatggtggagagcagtacaataaagagtgtctgcaggcagcagtgaagcatggtggagagcagtacaataatgagtgtctgcaggcagcagtgaagcatggtgagagCGAtataataataagtgtctgcaggcagcagtgaagcatggtggacaacagtacaataatgagt
Protein-coding sequences here:
- the ZBTB26 gene encoding zinc finger and BTB domain-containing protein 26, with protein sequence MCEIKGMLHFKLDNHGDSMLGRMNALREQNKFCDVTVHIDDVEVPGHKVVFAAGSPYLRDQFLLSNAQEVHISILQNSEAGKHLLLSCYTGVLEFPDMELVNYLTAASFLQMSHVVERCTQALWKFIKPRQASERKTEDEETSGTPDVVEPEEEMEDTLQPDSPVATNSEDSSDNDDIQIVKVESIGDMSGDKAKVTQSQFMSSEQTSSLHSLEPQHSLINSTVENRAGETDNNPIHNYTVSDNSSDNMGPSPKELFGPSNRILDKTLQWHHQCPKCTRVFRHLENYANHLKMHKLFMCLLCGKTFTQKGNLHRHMRVHAGIKPFQCKICGKTFSQKCSLQDHLNLHSGDKPHKCNYCDMVFAHKPVLRKHLKQLHGKNSFDNAHERSSQDVSLDFDAFAGAHDGSEMITQSLHK